One window of Anaerolineales bacterium genomic DNA carries:
- a CDS encoding sugar ABC transporter substrate-binding protein, translating into MKKNLLLKLLGLFVIASFVLAACGAPAEEAPAEQPAATEAAATEAAMTEAPAEGEVALRWRTRPDNQEEIDVYSQISTELDAQLEGISLTYEPGGSEGTNYQEQLRAEVAAGTAPDVFWIPGTDVADFASRGLILNAADLADATEGYTAENFYEGPMFHLTYNPETGASGDGSGAVWGLPRDVSTFALYLNLDLINEAGAPDPRELAANGEWDWDSFLEVAQATRGLGSDIYGYGASAWWGPYGVWLNASGGGFFTEDRAACALNTEESLAGLDFQRSLYQDFDVATPYGEDPEPPFRAGKVAMFQNGRWATPGVRTVDFNWDVVELPAGPTGTPGNWLFWGAYVINANTEHPEEAWALVQALTTAETQGKISALGANIPSRVSQEALDAFLTFTPPANNQAFLNGIDPSAAPTAEGPLWAGSWPEFDKIMGPAIQGVLTGATTVEDFGATICDEANKAFNP; encoded by the coding sequence ATGAAAAAGAATTTGCTCTTGAAGCTTCTGGGGCTTTTCGTAATCGCTTCCTTTGTGCTGGCTGCGTGCGGCGCGCCTGCCGAAGAAGCCCCTGCGGAACAACCCGCTGCCACAGAAGCGGCTGCCACCGAAGCGGCAATGACCGAAGCTCCCGCCGAAGGTGAAGTTGCCCTGCGCTGGCGCACCCGCCCAGACAATCAGGAAGAGATCGACGTCTACAGCCAGATCAGCACCGAACTCGATGCCCAGCTCGAAGGCATCTCCCTCACGTATGAACCCGGTGGTTCCGAAGGCACGAACTACCAGGAACAGCTTCGCGCTGAGGTCGCCGCTGGCACCGCTCCCGATGTTTTCTGGATCCCCGGAACCGATGTGGCTGACTTCGCCAGCCGCGGTTTGATCCTCAATGCTGCCGACCTCGCTGATGCAACCGAAGGCTATACCGCTGAGAATTTCTATGAAGGTCCCATGTTCCATCTGACCTATAACCCTGAAACCGGCGCTTCCGGTGACGGCTCGGGTGCGGTCTGGGGTCTGCCCCGCGATGTTTCCACTTTTGCGCTCTACCTGAACCTGGACCTGATCAATGAAGCTGGAGCTCCCGATCCTCGTGAACTCGCTGCCAACGGTGAATGGGATTGGGACTCCTTCCTTGAAGTTGCCCAGGCCACCCGCGGTCTCGGTTCTGATATCTACGGGTATGGCGCCTCCGCCTGGTGGGGTCCGTACGGTGTCTGGTTGAACGCATCTGGCGGCGGATTCTTCACTGAAGACCGCGCTGCCTGCGCGCTCAACACCGAAGAATCTCTTGCCGGTCTCGACTTCCAGCGCTCCCTGTATCAGGACTTCGATGTCGCCACCCCCTACGGCGAAGATCCCGAGCCGCCTTTCCGCGCTGGCAAGGTTGCCATGTTCCAGAACGGCCGTTGGGCCACCCCGGGTGTCCGCACCGTGGACTTCAACTGGGATGTTGTTGAACTGCCAGCCGGTCCCACGGGCACGCCGGGCAACTGGCTGTTCTGGGGCGCTTATGTGATCAACGCCAACACTGAACACCCGGAAGAAGCGTGGGCGCTCGTTCAGGCTCTGACCACCGCTGAGACCCAGGGCAAGATCTCCGCTCTCGGCGCGAACATTCCCAGCCGCGTGAGCCAGGAAGCGCTCGACGCCTTCCTGACCTTCACGCCTCCCGCCAACAACCAGGCGTTCTTGAACGGCATCGATCCTTCCGCCGCTCCGACCGCTGAAGGTCCGTTGTGGGCTGGTTCCTGGCCTGAGTTCGACAAGATCATGGGTCCCGCCATCCAGGGTGTGTTGACAGGGGCGACCACCGTCGAAGACTTTGGCGCTACGATCTGCGACGAAGCCAACAAAGCCTTCAACCCGTAA
- a CDS encoding carbohydrate ABC transporter permease — MKIQSYRFVRFLSNFLVYFILTFFALIMLFPFMYMLATSFKIPSDTFRYPPRMFPRDPITMQVEGYDEPLPLYFVDVDGVRKEFALARSNIKVGTYAPADDPSATVERFISEVKPTGGAMNQQTVTVDGKEQKLFDVDVDGQVVPMILLSQTTVGEFIDPQNPGSEPVFQNVRLSEPVENITWHPENYEEVIELNNIGRALTNTTLVTLLVVIGQLLTSVFGGYAFARLKFPGRDTVFVFYLGTIMIPFVMLIVPLYQLMVLIGWTDRLASLIIPWIFTAYGTFLMRQHFITFPKEIEEAAVLDGASRFAILKDVIIPASVPALATQATFTFLYAWNSFIWPLVIINVGNEKNHVLTLALNVLRGRASDTPNLILAGAAIAIIPPLIVFILGQRFFVESVAGSGVKG; from the coding sequence ATGAAAATACAATCCTACCGTTTTGTCCGCTTCCTGAGCAATTTCCTCGTCTATTTCATCCTGACCTTCTTCGCGCTCATCATGCTCTTCCCGTTCATGTACATGCTGGCGACCTCGTTCAAGATTCCCTCGGACACATTCCGCTATCCGCCGCGCATGTTCCCGCGCGATCCCATCACCATGCAGGTGGAAGGCTACGATGAACCTCTCCCTCTTTACTTCGTGGATGTGGACGGTGTGCGCAAAGAATTTGCCCTCGCCAGGAGTAACATCAAGGTTGGAACCTATGCGCCTGCCGACGACCCGTCGGCCACCGTCGAGCGCTTCATCTCCGAGGTCAAGCCGACCGGCGGCGCGATGAACCAGCAGACCGTCACGGTGGACGGCAAGGAGCAAAAACTCTTCGATGTTGACGTGGATGGGCAGGTCGTTCCGATGATCCTCCTAAGCCAGACGACCGTGGGGGAGTTTATCGATCCCCAAAATCCCGGGTCTGAGCCGGTTTTCCAAAATGTGCGCTTAAGCGAGCCGGTCGAAAATATCACCTGGCATCCTGAGAACTACGAGGAAGTCATCGAACTCAACAATATCGGGCGCGCGCTTACCAACACCACACTTGTAACCCTTTTGGTCGTAATCGGTCAGCTCCTCACTTCGGTATTTGGCGGCTACGCCTTCGCCCGCCTGAAATTCCCCGGTCGTGACACTGTCTTCGTCTTTTATCTTGGCACCATCATGATTCCCTTCGTGATGCTGATCGTGCCTCTTTATCAACTCATGGTGCTCATCGGCTGGACCGACCGCCTCGCATCCCTCATCATCCCGTGGATCTTCACCGCTTACGGCACCTTCCTCATGCGTCAACACTTCATCACCTTCCCCAAAGAGATCGAAGAAGCCGCAGTGCTGGACGGCGCCTCGCGCTTTGCCATTCTCAAGGATGTCATCATCCCCGCCTCGGTCCCCGCCCTGGCCACTCAAGCGACATTTACTTTTCTTTACGCCTGGAACTCGTTCATCTGGCCCCTGGTCATCATCAACGTTGGTAATGAGAAAAACCACGTGCTCACCCTTGCGCTCAATGTCTTGCGCGGACGCGCCTCCGACACTCCCAACCTCATCCTGGCGGGCGCGGCAATCGCCATCATACCGCCGTTGATCGTTTTCATCCTCGGTCAGAGATTTTTTGTGGAGAGTGTGGCAGGCAGCGGCGTAAAGGGTTAG
- a CDS encoding sugar ABC transporter permease, translated as MTAPSRIDAQTSLLLSIHMIWRALFAVLAAGAIVMIWMRMPETPLWQKILLTALAAVASVLSAFGSFQISKRNHAGRMASLFLDYLAFVSCFVVALNTGEFFIGIDALGENFSKGLPYLGITVLGYFLGMLEDYFPQRKANSENSLKTVSRWVMISGFILFLWQVNAINGLSYFLGKLAQPAGLAAVAGLAVFGLSLWSMSRPNVAQTLNVKTGHEQVINGWLFLSPNLLGFLIFFAGPLVLSFYFSFTDSDAFNPPNWVGFENYAKLLNVRFALLETPTQLAREVVDIKVYDEVGRFTIGNTGILFAAADKFFWLALRNTLTYVLFAVPMSVIPALVLSNILNSKLPGMKFFRAVYFIPSIAAVVGISLVWQWLYNATIGYINYFITLGVESWNNLFNAALVDPKIQWVSDERTALMSVIIIAAWQTMGFNTVLFLAGLQNIPGELYEAATVDGAGAWDKFWGITLPMLAPTTFYVVSTTTIQAMQVFEQVFILMNPAEGPNNSTITLVLYLYRSGFQNFKQGYASAIAWILFIVIFGLTLVQFQRQRRSSIYEG; from the coding sequence ATGACTGCTCCATCAAGGATAGACGCCCAGACCAGCCTGTTATTGAGCATCCACATGATATGGCGCGCCCTGTTCGCCGTTTTGGCGGCGGGCGCCATTGTCATGATATGGATGCGTATGCCGGAAACGCCTCTGTGGCAAAAAATTCTACTGACGGCGCTCGCGGCAGTCGCATCTGTGCTTAGCGCGTTCGGTTCTTTCCAGATTTCGAAACGCAATCATGCCGGGCGCATGGCTTCGCTCTTTCTGGACTACCTGGCATTCGTCTCCTGCTTCGTTGTCGCGTTGAACACGGGTGAATTTTTCATCGGTATCGACGCTCTCGGTGAGAACTTTAGCAAAGGCCTTCCCTATCTGGGCATTACTGTCCTCGGTTATTTCCTCGGCATGCTGGAGGATTACTTCCCTCAAAGGAAAGCCAATTCTGAGAACAGCCTCAAGACTGTCAGCCGCTGGGTGATGATCAGCGGGTTTATTCTCTTCCTTTGGCAGGTGAATGCGATCAACGGACTCAGCTATTTCCTGGGCAAACTTGCCCAGCCTGCCGGGTTGGCTGCCGTGGCGGGTCTTGCCGTCTTCGGTCTTTCGCTTTGGTCGATGAGCCGACCGAATGTGGCGCAAACCCTCAATGTCAAGACCGGGCACGAGCAGGTTATCAACGGCTGGCTGTTCCTTTCGCCCAACCTGCTGGGCTTCCTCATCTTCTTTGCGGGTCCACTCGTCCTTTCGTTCTATTTTTCATTTACCGATTCAGACGCCTTCAACCCCCCGAACTGGGTGGGCTTCGAGAACTATGCCAAACTCCTGAACGTTCGTTTTGCGTTACTGGAGACTCCCACCCAGCTTGCCCGCGAGGTGGTCGATATCAAAGTGTATGACGAAGTGGGGCGCTTCACCATCGGCAACACCGGCATTCTATTCGCTGCAGCTGATAAATTTTTCTGGCTCGCGCTTCGCAATACCCTGACCTATGTGTTGTTTGCCGTTCCCATGAGCGTGATTCCCGCCCTGGTCCTTTCCAATATCCTCAACAGCAAACTGCCAGGCATGAAGTTCTTCCGCGCTGTTTATTTCATACCCAGCATTGCGGCGGTTGTGGGCATCTCACTGGTCTGGCAGTGGTTGTACAACGCCACCATTGGCTATATTAACTACTTCATCACATTGGGGGTCGAGTCCTGGAACAATCTCTTCAACGCGGCCCTGGTGGATCCGAAGATCCAATGGGTTTCCGATGAGCGCACCGCTTTAATGTCGGTGATCATCATCGCCGCCTGGCAAACGATGGGCTTTAACACCGTGCTCTTCCTTGCCGGTTTGCAGAACATCCCCGGCGAGTTGTACGAGGCCGCCACTGTGGACGGCGCAGGCGCATGGGATAAATTCTGGGGCATCACCCTGCCCATGCTGGCGCCCACGACTTTCTACGTTGTATCCACCACCACCATTCAAGCCATGCAAGTCTTCGAGCAGGTTTTCATTCTGATGAACCCGGCGGAAGGACCGAATAATTCCACGATCACGCTGGTCTTATATCTTTATCGAAGCGGCTTCCAGAACTTCAAGCAGGGATACGCCTCCGCCATCGCATGGATCCTGTTTATCGTCATTTTCGGCCTGACGCTCGTTCAATTCCAGCGCCAGCGCCGTTCGAGCATCTACGAAGGTTAA
- a CDS encoding UDP-glucose--hexose-1-phosphate uridylyltransferase — protein MTMLNNPHRRYNALTGEWVLVSPHRAKRPWLGQVEKLAAESLPHYDPTCYLCPRNERAGGVFNPDYSTTFVFPNDFAALLPDVDDEVPASSHPLLVSAAEQGQCLVVCFSPRHDLTLPELDLPAIENVLNTWSSQSARLMELDYIHYVQVFENKGAMMGCSNPHPHSQIWAQSQPPNEIVKEFVTQKEYLAGNGRPLLLDYLHEEHRQKDRILFANDHFTAMVPFWAVWPFEVLVTAHRPTAYLKDLTASEVSALAEIFKQVTTRYDNLFEISFPYSMGFHQATADNQPHPEWVLHVHFYPPLLRSATVRKFMVGYEMLGMPQRDITPEAAAERLRSTADVHYKSKGASLARRGLSNNPT, from the coding sequence ATGACCATGCTCAACAATCCTCACCGCCGCTATAACGCACTGACAGGCGAATGGGTGCTCGTCTCGCCGCACCGCGCCAAGCGCCCGTGGCTCGGGCAGGTGGAAAAACTCGCCGCTGAATCTCTGCCCCACTACGACCCCACGTGCTATCTCTGTCCGCGCAATGAAAGGGCGGGCGGAGTTTTCAACCCCGATTACAGCACCACATTTGTTTTCCCCAATGACTTTGCCGCGCTATTGCCTGATGTTGATGACGAAGTTCCCGCGTCATCCCACCCGCTGCTTGTCTCTGCAGCCGAGCAGGGACAATGTCTGGTGGTTTGTTTCTCACCCCGCCACGACCTGACCCTGCCCGAGCTCGACCTGCCCGCCATCGAAAACGTGTTGAACACATGGTCAAGCCAATCAGCCAGGTTGATGGAGCTGGATTACATCCATTACGTGCAGGTCTTCGAGAATAAAGGCGCGATGATGGGCTGCTCGAACCCGCATCCGCACAGCCAGATCTGGGCGCAGTCCCAGCCACCGAATGAGATCGTGAAGGAATTCGTCACCCAGAAGGAATATTTGGCCGGGAATGGACGTCCGCTTTTGTTGGATTATTTGCATGAGGAACACAGGCAGAAAGACCGCATCTTGTTTGCCAATGATCACTTCACGGCGATGGTTCCGTTCTGGGCAGTGTGGCCGTTTGAAGTGTTGGTCACTGCCCATAGACCCACAGCCTACCTGAAAGACTTAACCGCCAGCGAAGTCTCTGCGTTGGCGGAGATCTTCAAACAGGTCACCACCCGTTACGACAATCTCTTCGAAATTTCCTTCCCCTACTCGATGGGTTTCCACCAAGCCACTGCTGACAATCAGCCACATCCAGAATGGGTGCTGCATGTGCATTTCTATCCGCCGCTGCTGCGCTCGGCGACCGTACGCAAATTTATGGTCGGTTACGAGATGTTGGGAATGCCGCAAAGAGATATCACCCCCGAAGCTGCTGCAGAACGATTAAGATCCACAGCAGACGTTCATTACAAATCCAAAGGCGCAAGTCTCGCCCGGCGTGGGCTGAGCAACAATCCTACTTAA
- a CDS encoding LacI family DNA-binding transcriptional regulator produces the protein MAPNRPTIRDVARQAGVSHQTVSRVINGSNDVLPETRAVVEAAIEELGYRPSAIARSMARGLTHTLAIISPNLTDYTFASIVEGAEVEARRHNYFVLSSSASDQQAFHDLVEELVGHRRVDGLIVINPYADERYQHVPKNFPVVFVGARSHDEEVCSISLDDEKVAYEATQHLISLGHKRVALVTGPMAEDCSQDRLEGFRRALDEAGISFDESLVFEGDWSASSGRDALLDFIKKNNVPTAVFAQNDRMAMGVLRAARDVNLNVPDQLSVIGVDDMPLSSYFDPPLTTMRQDMPLIGQEAIRKLMDIIKNKTVEPSVLKLPAQLVVRQSTVKGGDRTSQ, from the coding sequence ATGGCTCCCAACCGTCCTACAATCCGTGATGTCGCCCGCCAGGCTGGTGTTTCGCACCAGACCGTTTCGCGTGTGATCAACGGCAGTAACGATGTCTTGCCAGAGACCCGCGCAGTGGTGGAAGCCGCCATTGAAGAGTTGGGATACCGCCCCAGTGCCATAGCCCGTTCGATGGCACGCGGTTTGACCCACACTCTCGCGATCATTTCCCCTAATCTTACAGACTATACCTTTGCCAGCATTGTGGAAGGCGCCGAGGTGGAAGCACGCCGGCACAATTATTTTGTTTTGTCTTCCTCTGCATCAGACCAGCAGGCTTTTCACGACCTTGTTGAGGAGTTGGTTGGTCATCGCCGGGTGGACGGATTGATCGTCATCAATCCGTATGCCGATGAACGTTATCAGCACGTTCCAAAGAATTTTCCTGTGGTCTTTGTTGGCGCCCGCTCCCATGATGAAGAGGTCTGCTCGATCTCTCTGGATGATGAAAAAGTGGCTTATGAAGCCACCCAACATTTGATCTCGCTGGGTCATAAGCGCGTCGCTTTGGTGACCGGCCCAATGGCTGAAGATTGTTCTCAAGATCGTCTGGAAGGTTTCCGCCGCGCTCTGGATGAGGCGGGAATTTCGTTCGATGAATCGCTGGTCTTCGAAGGGGATTGGTCGGCTTCTTCGGGACGTGATGCGCTTCTGGATTTTATTAAAAAGAACAATGTACCGACGGCTGTTTTTGCCCAGAACGACCGCATGGCAATGGGGGTGCTGCGCGCGGCGCGGGATGTGAACCTGAACGTGCCGGATCAACTCTCGGTCATCGGCGTGGACGATATGCCCTTATCCTCCTATTTCGATCCGCCTCTCACCACGATGCGGCAGGACATGCCCCTCATCGGGCAGGAAGCCATCCGCAAGTTGATGGATATCATCAAGAATAAGACCGTAGAACCAAGCGTTCTCAAATTACCGGCTCAGTTGGTTGTACGTCAATCCACGGTTAAAGGAGGTGATCGAACCTCTCAATAG
- a CDS encoding protein-L-isoaspartate(D-aspartate) O-methyltransferase — protein MGFVVNKEILKALQAVPRHKFVPEKYIDQAYEDHPLPIGYGQTISQPFLVGWMTELLDLKPGETILEVGTGSGYQAAILAELGYREVYSIEIIPELAETAAARLKELGYTNVHVRQGDGYYGLPEYAPYDAIIVTAAPDHLPEPLTDQLAEGGRLVIPIGPPGVYQKLWKFVKEGGELKSCSLGGVAFVPFTGPGIKRKRGRRSAPDE, from the coding sequence ATGGGATTCGTTGTGAACAAGGAAATATTGAAAGCCCTGCAAGCCGTGCCTCGTCACAAGTTCGTTCCTGAAAAATATATCGATCAGGCATACGAAGACCACCCGCTCCCGATCGGATATGGCCAGACCATATCGCAACCCTTCCTTGTGGGCTGGATGACAGAACTATTGGACCTTAAGCCCGGGGAAACAATTCTCGAGGTCGGCACCGGCTCCGGTTATCAGGCAGCCATTCTGGCTGAATTGGGTTACAGGGAGGTATATAGCATCGAGATCATTCCCGAGTTGGCTGAAACCGCCGCTGCACGGCTTAAAGAATTGGGCTACACTAATGTACACGTCAGGCAGGGCGATGGATATTACGGCTTGCCCGAGTATGCGCCTTATGATGCGATCATTGTAACGGCCGCGCCGGACCATCTGCCCGAACCGCTAACTGACCAATTGGCAGAAGGGGGCCGGCTTGTCATCCCAATCGGTCCGCCCGGGGTATATCAGAAATTGTGGAAATTCGTTAAGGAAGGGGGTGAGCTGAAGTCCTGCAGCCTTGGCGGCGTGGCGTTTGTCCCATTTACAGGGCCCGGAATCAAGAGAAAACGGGGGCGTCGATCCGCGCCTGACGAGTAG
- a CDS encoding alpha/beta fold hydrolase encodes MSDYVLHNPHLEGDAFFWDAGATGVLLLHGFTATTAEVRLFARRLYEKGFSVAGPLLAGHGTHPEDLNRVKWQDWVASGEKVYTQLASRCEKVILGGESMGGLVALMLANLHPEVRGVMLYAPAIRLTISTMDKVKLYLGANFMPFARRETMEVSDKWQGYDPELPTKGIIQLLQFQDAVKKRLPAITQPVIVFQGRRDTTVHPQAGDIILRSLASTEKEHHWMERSGHPILIDAELDAVTDLSLRFIDKVISPPE; translated from the coding sequence ATGTCAGACTATGTGCTTCACAACCCGCACCTTGAAGGAGATGCGTTTTTCTGGGATGCAGGCGCGACAGGGGTGCTGCTATTGCACGGTTTTACCGCCACCACCGCGGAGGTACGCTTGTTCGCCAGGCGGCTTTACGAAAAAGGTTTCAGCGTAGCCGGACCTTTACTGGCGGGTCATGGCACCCATCCCGAAGACTTGAACCGCGTCAAATGGCAGGATTGGGTCGCGAGCGGGGAAAAGGTCTATACTCAGTTGGCATCCCGATGTGAAAAGGTCATCCTCGGGGGTGAATCCATGGGCGGGCTGGTCGCTCTGATGCTGGCAAACCTGCATCCCGAAGTTCGAGGCGTGATGTTATATGCGCCTGCCATCCGATTGACCATTTCCACGATGGATAAAGTCAAACTGTATCTTGGGGCGAACTTCATGCCATTTGCAAGGCGGGAAACCATGGAAGTCTCGGACAAGTGGCAGGGATACGACCCCGAACTACCCACAAAAGGCATCATACAATTGCTTCAGTTTCAGGATGCGGTGAAGAAAAGATTGCCGGCCATTACCCAGCCCGTTATTGTGTTTCAGGGGCGGAGAGACACGACCGTACACCCGCAGGCAGGGGATATAATCCTGCGCAGCCTTGCTTCGACGGAGAAGGAACATCACTGGATGGAAAGATCAGGCCATCCCATTCTGATCGATGCGGAGTTGGATGCCGTCACCGACCTGTCGCTGCGGTTTATCGATAAAGTAATATCACCCCCCGAATAA
- a CDS encoding vitamin K epoxide reductase: MKKTFSAIFLVIVILFLPSLSVHAQETTPVVHAVLFHSPSCGHCQYVITETILPMMEEYGAQLQIVGVDVSTEDGNALFMSALQTFNVERAGVPFLVIDDIYLIGSVDIPEKFPALVDSYLAQGGVGLPNIPGFSEALNQPSAGDSTTDEAQPQNTDEAPQSTLTPATESPASSPTIETPGTPFSGIHDLHWTERFAQDPVGNTLSVVVLVGMFGALFWAVFYIRYGSPVKISETMPAWIFPLLCVIGAGVAGYLAFIETTQTTAVCGPVGDCNTVQQSEYARLFGILPIGVLGLFGYLVIFVSWLVTQYGRKKLARLASLALFFLTLSGTLFSIYLTFLEPFIIGATCAWCLTSAIVMTALFLLTAKPAKGALIQMRI, translated from the coding sequence ATGAAAAAAACATTTTCTGCAATATTTCTTGTCATCGTAATCCTATTCCTCCCCTCCCTGTCAGTTCACGCACAGGAAACAACGCCGGTGGTCCATGCCGTGCTCTTCCATTCCCCGTCCTGCGGGCATTGCCAATACGTGATCACTGAGACCATTCTGCCCATGATGGAAGAATACGGCGCGCAGCTTCAGATCGTTGGCGTGGATGTTTCAACCGAGGATGGGAATGCCTTGTTCATGAGTGCGCTGCAAACATTCAATGTCGAGCGGGCTGGCGTCCCTTTTCTCGTGATCGATGATATTTATCTGATAGGCTCAGTGGACATCCCCGAAAAATTTCCAGCACTCGTTGATTCCTACCTTGCGCAAGGCGGAGTGGGCTTACCGAATATACCCGGCTTCTCTGAAGCGTTAAACCAGCCATCAGCTGGAGATTCGACAACGGATGAAGCCCAGCCCCAAAACACGGATGAGGCGCCTCAATCCACGCTTACGCCCGCCACTGAATCCCCAGCATCCTCCCCAACGATAGAAACCCCAGGCACTCCATTTTCGGGAATCCATGATCTGCACTGGACGGAACGGTTTGCGCAGGACCCCGTTGGAAATACGTTATCGGTGGTCGTACTCGTGGGAATGTTCGGAGCACTTTTCTGGGCGGTATTTTATATCAGATACGGAAGCCCAGTTAAAATCTCGGAAACAATGCCCGCATGGATTTTCCCATTGCTGTGCGTCATTGGCGCTGGAGTTGCCGGGTACCTGGCGTTCATTGAAACGACCCAAACCACTGCGGTCTGCGGTCCCGTTGGCGATTGCAACACCGTCCAGCAAAGCGAATATGCCCGGCTGTTCGGAATCCTTCCCATCGGTGTGTTGGGATTGTTTGGATATCTGGTAATTTTCGTTTCATGGCTTGTCACGCAATATGGAAGAAAGAAACTCGCGCGACTTGCTTCGCTGGCGTTGTTCTTCCTCACTCTTTCAGGCACATTGTTCTCGATTTACCTGACCTTCCTTGAGCCTTTTATCATCGGTGCGACCTGCGCGTGGTGCCTGACCTCGGCGATAGTGATGACTGCGCTATTTCTTCTCACAGCCAAACCTGCAAAAGGTGCGCTTATCCAGATGCGGATTTAA